The nucleotide window TCGATATCCTCAAAAAACGCTTTGAGGAGCTCGCGTACCTCAATCCCGGGCTCGAGGTCGAGTTCATAGACGAACGTACCGGAGATACCGCCTCGTTTCATTACGAGGGGGGTATCCGTGAGTTTGTGAAGAACCTGAACTCCGGCGAAGGCGGGGTGCACTCCATCATTTTCGCCTCGGGCGAATCCGATAACGTGATGGTGGATTTCGCGTTGCAGTACAACGCGGGGTACAAGGAAAACATGCTCACCTTTGCCAACAACATCCGCACCAAGGAAGGCGGCACGCACCTTGCCGGCTTCAAGACCGCGCTCACAAGGGCCATCAACAACTACATCCAGAACTCCGACCTGCCTAAAAAGCTCAAGGTCAAACTGTCGGGTGATGATGTGCGGGAAGGTCTGACCGGCGTTGTCAGTGTTAAACTGCCCAATCCGCAGTTTGAAGGGCAGACAAAGACCAAGCTGGGCAACAGCGAGGTGGCGGGTATTGTCTCCGGTCTGGTGTATGAAAATCTCAACACCTATTTCGGCGAAAACCCCAAAGATGCCAAGCTGATCATAGAAAAGGCCGTGGATGCCGCCCGTGCACGTGACGCCGCCCGCAAGGCGAAGGATCTTGTACGGCGCAAAGGGGCGCTTTCCGACAATGCCCTGCCCGGCAAGCTGGCTGACTGCCAGAGCAAGGATCCCTCTGAATCCGAACTGTTCATAGTGGAAGGTGACTCCGCAGGCGGTTCTGCAAAACAGGGGCGCAATCCTTCCACTCAGGCCATTCTGCCGTTGCGCGGTAAAATTCTGAACGTGGAAAAGACCCGCTTTGACAAGATGCTGGCCAACAAGGAAGTCAAGGCTCTCATCACGGCCATGGGGGCGGGAATAGGCGAAGAAGACATCGACTACGGCAAGCTGCGGTACCACAAAATCGTCATCATGACCGACGCCGACGTGGACGGTGCCCACATACGCACGCTGCTGCTGACGTTCTTCTATCGCCAGTATCCCGAGCTGATAGACAGGGGGCACCTGTATATCGCCCAGCCGCCGCTTTTCCGTGTGTACAACAGCAAGTTCGAGCGGTTTATCAAAGATGAAACCGAGCTGAACACCTATCTGCTGGAACGCATTGCCAAAGACGTCGTTATCGAGGCGCATAACGGCATGGAGTTCCGTGAAACGCAGATACTCGACCTGCTGAAAGCCATACGGTTCATCAATGCCAGAATTGCCGACGTGGAAAACGTGGGAATAGGCCGCAATCTCTTTCTCGCGTTTCTTGAATACGGCGAAAAACTGTCGCCCCAGTTTTTTGAGACGCCTGAATTCAACGGCTTCGGAACGTATCTGCAGGAAAAAGGCTATTCCGTGCAGACCAGCGTTGACGAATCCGGACTGGAACGCCGTGTGTACCTGGAATTTGAAGACAGCAACGGGCACAAGACCCGCATCGGCAACGAGTTCTTCAACTCCAAGATGTACAAGCAGCCTTACGATTCGATGGCCGACATGCGCCGCATCTGCGGCGGATTCTCGTTTGTGGTGGACCGCAAGGGCGAACGGACCGAAGTGGAAAACATCTTCGTTCTGCTGGACCATGTGCTGCAGGAAGCGCGCAAGGGTATAAACATCCAGCGGTATAAAGGTCTGGGCGAAATGGATGCCGAACAGCTTTGGGTGACCACCATGAACCCCGAAAACCGCGTGCTGCTGCAGGTACAGGTGGATGACGCGGAAGAGGCCAACGAGATATTTGAACAGCTCATGGGCGACAGGGTTGAACCGCGCCGCGAATTCATCGTGCGTAATGCCCTGAGCGTTCAGGAACTGGATATTTAACACACCCGAGAGGCTTCAGAAGTGTCCAATCAGGTTACCATCGAAGACGAGCTTAAGAAGTCATATCTTGAGTACTCGCTGAGTGTTATTATAGGCCGCGCCATTCCCGATGTGCGCGATGGCCTGAAGCCCGTGCACCGGCGCATCATGTTCGCCCAGCACGAGCTGGGCAACGGGTATAACCGTGCGCCGAAAAAATCGGCCCGTGTGGTCGGTGACGTTATCGGTAAATACCACCCGCATGGCGATTCCGCCGTGTACGATGCCCTTGTGCGCATGGCACAGGATTTTTCCATGCGCGACCCGCTTGTCACCGGTCAGGGCAACTTCGGTTCCATTGACGGCGATTCCGCGGCAGCCATGCGTTATACCGAAGTGCGCATGTCGAGACTCGCTTCGGAATTCATGGCCGATATAGACAAGGAAACCGTCGAGTTCCGCCCCAACTATGACAATACCCTGCAGGAACCCGCGGTGCTGCCCACCAAGGTGCCCAACCTGCTGCTTAACGGCTCTTCGGGTATTGCCGTGGGTATGGCCACCAATATTCCGCCGCACAACCTCGGCGAACTGGTTGACGGCCTGCTGCTGGAACTGGACTCTCCGGAATGCACGGTGGCTGATCTTGCCGGGCTGGTCAAAGGGCCGGACTTTCCCACCGGCGGCTTTTGCTACGCGGGCAGAGGACTGCGCGATGCGTATGAAACAGGACGGGGCACTGTTAAAATCCGCGGCCGTGTGGAAGTGGAAGAACGCAAAAAAGGCTTCCAGTCCATTGTCATCCGCGAAATACCCTATGCGCTGAACAAGTCATCGCTTGTGGAAAAAATAGCCGCGCTGGCCAACGAACGCAGGATAGAAGGCATAACCGACCTGCGTGACGAATCTGACAGACGCGGTATCCGCGTGGTCATAGACCTGAAGCGCGGGACCATTCCCGAAATCGTCATTAACCAGCTGTATAAATATACTCCGCTGGAGACGTCTTTCGGCATCAATATGCTGGCTGTGGTGGGCAACAGGCCCCAGCTGCTTACGCTGAAAAAGGTCTTTGAGTGCTTTTTGCAGCACCGGCGCGAAGTCATTATCCGCAGAACGCACTATGACCTGCGCAAGGCCGAAGCCCGTGCCCATATTCTGGAAGGTCTGCGTATCGCGCTGGATAACATCGACGAAGTGGTCGAACTTATCCGGGCATCCAAAACACCGCCGGAAGCAAAAGAACGGCTCATGCAGCGGTTCTCGCTTTCCGAAGTGCAGGCTCAGGCCATTCTTGATATGCGTCTGCAGCGTCTTACCAACCTCGAACACGAAAAGCTGATCGAGGAATACCGCGAGCTGCTTAAAAAGATCGAATACTTCAAGTCTATTCTGGAAAATGAAGAAGTGCTGCGCGGCGTTATCCGTGACGAGCTTAAAGAGCTCAAGGAAACATACGCCACCCCGCGGCGGACCGAAATGCTGGAAGATGAACTTGAAGGAATAGACATCGAGGACCTTATTCCCGACGAGGATGTGGTCATCACACTGTCGCGGCGCGGGTACATCAAGCGTACTCCGCTGGACAGCTATCAGCAGCAGCGCCGCGGCGGTAAGGGCATTGCCGGTGTGCATACCGGTGATGGTGACTTTGTGCAGGATTTT belongs to Oleidesulfovibrio alaskensis DSM 16109 and includes:
- the gyrB gene encoding DNA topoisomerase (ATP-hydrolyzing) subunit B → MTNETQKQSYDAANITVLEGLSAVRMRPAMYIGSTDSRGLHHLVYEVVDNSIDEAMAGYCDKVTVKLHLDNSVTVIDNGRGIPVDIHPKEGRPAVEVVMTVLHAGGKFDNDSYKVSGGLHGVGVSCVNALSEYLEVTVRRDGYKYHHRFERGVPVKELERVGETDLRGTTIRFRPDEEIFETNQFSFDILKKRFEELAYLNPGLEVEFIDERTGDTASFHYEGGIREFVKNLNSGEGGVHSIIFASGESDNVMVDFALQYNAGYKENMLTFANNIRTKEGGTHLAGFKTALTRAINNYIQNSDLPKKLKVKLSGDDVREGLTGVVSVKLPNPQFEGQTKTKLGNSEVAGIVSGLVYENLNTYFGENPKDAKLIIEKAVDAARARDAARKAKDLVRRKGALSDNALPGKLADCQSKDPSESELFIVEGDSAGGSAKQGRNPSTQAILPLRGKILNVEKTRFDKMLANKEVKALITAMGAGIGEEDIDYGKLRYHKIVIMTDADVDGAHIRTLLLTFFYRQYPELIDRGHLYIAQPPLFRVYNSKFERFIKDETELNTYLLERIAKDVVIEAHNGMEFRETQILDLLKAIRFINARIADVENVGIGRNLFLAFLEYGEKLSPQFFETPEFNGFGTYLQEKGYSVQTSVDESGLERRVYLEFEDSNGHKTRIGNEFFNSKMYKQPYDSMADMRRICGGFSFVVDRKGERTEVENIFVLLDHVLQEARKGINIQRYKGLGEMDAEQLWVTTMNPENRVLLQVQVDDAEEANEIFEQLMGDRVEPRREFIVRNALSVQELDI
- the gyrA gene encoding DNA gyrase subunit A — translated: MSNQVTIEDELKKSYLEYSLSVIIGRAIPDVRDGLKPVHRRIMFAQHELGNGYNRAPKKSARVVGDVIGKYHPHGDSAVYDALVRMAQDFSMRDPLVTGQGNFGSIDGDSAAAMRYTEVRMSRLASEFMADIDKETVEFRPNYDNTLQEPAVLPTKVPNLLLNGSSGIAVGMATNIPPHNLGELVDGLLLELDSPECTVADLAGLVKGPDFPTGGFCYAGRGLRDAYETGRGTVKIRGRVEVEERKKGFQSIVIREIPYALNKSSLVEKIAALANERRIEGITDLRDESDRRGIRVVIDLKRGTIPEIVINQLYKYTPLETSFGINMLAVVGNRPQLLTLKKVFECFLQHRREVIIRRTHYDLRKAEARAHILEGLRIALDNIDEVVELIRASKTPPEAKERLMQRFSLSEVQAQAILDMRLQRLTNLEHEKLIEEYRELLKKIEYFKSILENEEVLRGVIRDELKELKETYATPRRTEMLEDELEGIDIEDLIPDEDVVITLSRRGYIKRTPLDSYQQQRRGGKGIAGVHTGDGDFVQDFLVTTNHQYLLLFTNKGRMFQLKVHQVPEGSRTAKGMHINNLLPMEENEWVNTALTIREFTEEKYFLFSTRKGMVKRSSASLYAKARRTGLIAVGLREGDELIMVREVDDNCEVVLTTEKGIAIRFGCGDVRPMGRSATGVKGIALSQDDSVVACVTVQGGLESEIMTVSRYGYGKRTLIDRYRVQSRGGKGVINFKVTPKTGEVLGAMTVVSNDQLILLTSTNKIIRIGVKEVRSVGRATQGVRLVWLDEGDHVVGFDRVSEQEQEQLDD